The Micromonospora krabiensis genome window below encodes:
- the eccCa gene encoding type VII secretion protein EccCa, giving the protein MSTVVIKRPPRRPAPEIPAGELPVEPPPEIPVGTGGRWQQLLMVLPMLGGTVAMAMMFGRGGGAYAYLVGGMFGLSSLAMLVTSWGSASGTPRKSEMMAARREYLRHLAGLRRRVRQTAGQQRDGLYYRHPDPGRLWSTVASHRVWERRPADPDFAVVRVAVGPQTLATPLVPPVTRPLEELEPMTAGALRRFLDAYSVVPDLPVALSLRSFARVFVAEAPTVGAATVDDGRPAVDGGPARGQAARALVRAVLTQLAVFHAPDELLVAVCAGPERRAAWEWVKWLPHVHHPTRTDALGPVRLVASSATDLERLLDDVLGNRSRFSPTGAATDGPHVVVVLDGGDLTGATDLTGDGGIDAVTVLDLDTPPPRLLDRYALLLELRDGRLHSYSVEGRAEVGVPDRLEPADAEAVARRLAPLRLAGAARGPDAPLATDLGLPDLLGLGDPEGFTVEQGWAPRSARERLRVPIGVGADGGAIELDLKESAQDGMGPHGLLIGATGSGKSELLRTLVLGLAATHSSEQLNFVLIDFKGGATFASFDRLPHTAAVITNLADALPLVDRMVDAINGELVRRQELLRRAGNFASVRDYERARAAGSPLAPLPSLLLICDEFSELLSAKPDFIDLFVQIGRLGRSLGVHLLLASQRLEEGRLRGLDTHLSYRIGLRTFSALESRTVLGVPDAHDLPRTPGHGYLRFGTEPLVRFRAAYVSGALPRHGPAAGSGAGGARRLLTFTTHLVPVPEPTTTPPPETAEADSRGSLLDLLVDRLAGQGPPAHQVWLPPLDRPPALDELLGPIVVDPARGLTTANPELHGALGVPVAVVDRPFEQRRDLLWLALDGAAGHVAVVGAPQSGKSTLLRTLVCALALSHTPAEAQVYCLDFGGGGLAALRELPHVGGVSGRADPTAVRRTVGEVATLLAERERRFAELGVESMAAYRRRRATATDQPTSDPFGDVFLVVDGWTTLRAEYDDLEPLITDLATRGLSYGVHVVTTALRWLDFRPAIRDLFGSRLELRLGDPADSLVARRAAANVPEKFPGRGVTAESLHFLTALPQLAGSTADTAGLVKQVAEAWPGRPAPRVRLLPPVLPYAELDLTAAAGLRLPVGIAEADLRPVALDFAVEPHFVVFGDAECGKSSFLRALATTIVTRFTPEQARVILVDYRRSLLGAIESPHLIGYGTAAAHTADLVESAAGYLARRIAGPEVTPQQLRDRSWWSGPELFVLVDDYDLVATGPTNPLRALEEYLPQARDVGLHLVLVRRSGGAGRAQYEPIVQRLRELSTAGLVMAGNPEEGALVGPARPGPLPPGRGRLVTRREGVRLVQLAHLPPS; this is encoded by the coding sequence GTGTCCACAGTCGTCATCAAGCGCCCGCCCCGACGGCCGGCGCCGGAGATCCCGGCCGGTGAACTGCCGGTCGAACCCCCGCCGGAGATCCCCGTCGGCACCGGCGGGCGCTGGCAGCAACTGCTCATGGTGCTGCCCATGCTGGGCGGCACGGTTGCGATGGCCATGATGTTCGGCCGGGGCGGCGGCGCGTACGCGTACCTGGTGGGCGGGATGTTCGGGCTCTCCTCGCTGGCGATGCTGGTGACCTCCTGGGGCAGCGCCTCCGGCACCCCGCGCAAGTCGGAGATGATGGCCGCCCGGCGGGAGTACCTGCGGCACCTGGCGGGGCTGCGGCGCCGGGTCCGGCAGACCGCCGGACAGCAGCGGGACGGGCTCTACTACCGGCACCCCGACCCGGGGCGACTCTGGTCGACCGTGGCGAGCCACCGGGTGTGGGAGCGCCGGCCGGCCGACCCCGATTTCGCGGTGGTCCGGGTCGCCGTCGGCCCGCAGACCCTGGCCACACCGCTCGTCCCGCCGGTCACCCGGCCGCTGGAGGAGCTGGAGCCGATGACCGCGGGCGCGCTGCGCCGCTTCCTCGACGCCTACTCGGTGGTGCCCGACCTGCCGGTGGCGCTCTCGCTGCGCAGCTTCGCCCGGGTCTTCGTCGCCGAGGCGCCGACCGTCGGGGCGGCGACGGTGGACGACGGGCGACCGGCGGTGGACGGGGGCCCGGCGCGGGGACAGGCCGCCCGCGCGCTGGTGCGCGCGGTGCTCACCCAGCTCGCGGTCTTCCACGCCCCGGACGAGCTGCTGGTCGCCGTCTGCGCCGGGCCGGAACGGCGGGCCGCCTGGGAGTGGGTGAAGTGGCTGCCGCACGTCCACCACCCGACCCGCACCGACGCCCTCGGCCCGGTCCGCCTGGTGGCCAGCTCCGCCACCGACCTGGAACGCCTGCTCGACGACGTGCTGGGCAACCGGTCCCGGTTCAGCCCGACGGGCGCGGCGACCGACGGGCCGCACGTCGTGGTGGTGCTCGACGGGGGCGACCTGACCGGGGCCACCGACCTGACCGGCGACGGCGGCATCGACGCGGTGACCGTCCTCGACCTGGACACCCCGCCGCCCCGACTGCTCGACCGGTACGCGCTGCTGCTGGAGCTGCGCGACGGGCGGCTGCACTCGTACTCGGTGGAGGGGCGCGCCGAGGTGGGCGTACCGGACCGGCTGGAGCCGGCCGACGCGGAGGCGGTCGCCCGGCGGCTCGCGCCGCTGCGCCTGGCCGGCGCCGCCCGCGGCCCGGACGCCCCGCTCGCCACCGACCTCGGGCTGCCCGACCTGCTCGGCCTCGGCGACCCGGAGGGCTTCACCGTCGAGCAGGGCTGGGCACCTCGGTCGGCCCGGGAGCGGCTGCGGGTGCCGATCGGGGTGGGCGCCGACGGGGGCGCCATCGAGCTGGACCTCAAGGAGTCCGCGCAGGACGGCATGGGGCCGCACGGCCTGCTGATCGGCGCGACCGGCTCCGGCAAGTCGGAGCTGCTGCGCACCCTGGTCCTCGGGCTGGCCGCCACGCACAGCTCCGAGCAGCTCAACTTCGTGCTGATCGACTTCAAGGGCGGCGCGACCTTCGCGTCCTTCGACCGGCTGCCGCACACCGCCGCCGTGATCACCAACCTGGCCGACGCGCTGCCGCTCGTCGACCGCATGGTCGACGCCATCAACGGCGAGCTGGTGCGGCGGCAGGAGCTGCTCCGCCGGGCCGGCAACTTCGCGAGCGTGCGGGACTACGAGCGGGCCCGGGCGGCCGGCAGCCCGCTCGCGCCGCTGCCGTCGCTGCTGCTGATCTGCGACGAGTTCTCCGAGCTGCTGTCGGCGAAGCCCGATTTCATCGACCTCTTCGTGCAGATCGGCCGGCTGGGCCGCTCGCTCGGCGTGCACCTGCTGCTCGCGTCGCAGCGCCTGGAGGAGGGGCGGCTGCGCGGGCTGGACACCCACCTGTCGTACCGGATCGGGTTGCGCACCTTCTCCGCGCTGGAGTCCCGCACGGTGCTGGGGGTGCCGGACGCCCACGACCTGCCCCGCACCCCCGGGCACGGCTACCTGCGCTTCGGCACCGAGCCGCTGGTGCGCTTCCGGGCCGCGTACGTCTCGGGGGCCCTGCCCCGCCACGGCCCCGCCGCCGGATCCGGCGCCGGTGGCGCGAGACGGCTGCTGACCTTCACCACCCACCTCGTGCCGGTGCCCGAGCCAACCACCACGCCCCCGCCGGAGACGGCGGAGGCGGACAGCCGGGGCAGCCTGCTCGACCTGCTGGTGGACCGGCTGGCCGGGCAGGGCCCACCGGCTCACCAGGTGTGGCTGCCGCCGCTGGACCGCCCGCCCGCGCTGGACGAGCTGCTGGGTCCGATCGTGGTCGACCCGGCCCGGGGCCTCACCACCGCCAACCCGGAGCTGCACGGCGCGCTCGGCGTGCCCGTCGCCGTCGTCGACCGGCCGTTCGAGCAGCGTCGGGACCTGCTCTGGCTGGCGCTGGACGGCGCGGCCGGGCACGTCGCCGTGGTCGGCGCGCCGCAGAGCGGCAAGTCGACGCTGCTGCGCACGCTGGTCTGCGCGCTGGCGCTCAGCCACACCCCGGCCGAGGCGCAGGTCTACTGCCTCGACTTCGGCGGTGGTGGGCTGGCCGCCCTGCGCGAACTGCCGCACGTCGGCGGGGTGAGCGGCCGGGCCGACCCGACCGCGGTCCGGCGCACGGTCGGTGAGGTGGCGACGCTGCTCGCCGAGCGGGAGCGCCGCTTCGCGGAGCTGGGCGTGGAGTCGATGGCGGCGTACCGGCGGCGTCGGGCCACGGCCACCGACCAGCCGACGTCCGACCCGTTCGGCGACGTGTTCCTGGTGGTGGACGGCTGGACGACGCTGCGCGCCGAGTACGACGACCTGGAACCGCTGATCACCGACCTGGCCACCCGGGGCCTGTCGTACGGGGTGCACGTGGTCACCACCGCGCTGCGCTGGTTGGACTTCCGCCCGGCGATCCGGGACCTGTTCGGCTCGCGGCTGGAGTTGCGCCTCGGTGACCCCGCCGACTCGCTGGTGGCCCGGCGGGCGGCGGCGAACGTGCCGGAGAAGTTCCCCGGCCGGGGCGTCACCGCCGAGAGCCTGCACTTCCTAACCGCGCTGCCGCAGCTCGCCGGATCCACAGCGGACACCGCCGGCCTGGTCAAGCAGGTCGCCGAGGCGTGGCCGGGGCGGCCCGCGCCGCGCGTACGGCTGCTCCCGCCGGTGCTCCCGTACGCGGAGCTGGACCTCACCGCGGCCGCCGGGCTGCGGCTGCCGGTGGGCATCGCCGAGGCCGACCTCCGCCCGGTGGCGCTCGACTTCGCCGTCGAGCCACATTTCGTGGTCTTCGGTGACGCCGAGTGCGGCAAGTCCTCGTTCCTGCGCGCGCTCGCGACCACGATCGTCACCCGGTTCACGCCGGAGCAGGCCCGGGTGATCCTGGTCGACTACCGCCGGAGTCTGCTCGGCGCCATCGAGTCGCCGCACCTGATCGGCTACGGCACGGCCGCCGCGCACACCGCCGACCTGGTGGAGTCCGCCGCCGGTTACCTGGCCCGCCGGATCGCCGGGCCGGAGGTCACTCCGCAGCAGTTGCGGGACCGGTCCTGGTGGTCCGGGCCGGAGCTGTTCGTGCTGGTGGACGACTACGACCTGGTGGCCACCGGCCCGACCAACCCGCTGCGCGCGCTGGAGGAGTACCTGCCCCAGGCCCGGGACGTCGGCCTGCACCTGGTGCTGGTCCGGCGCTCGGGTGGCGCCGGCCGTGCCCAGTACGAGCCGATCGTCCAGCGGCTCCGGGAACTCTCCACCGCCGGGCTGGTGATGGCCGGAAACCCGGAGGAGGGCGCCCTCGTCGGCCCGGCCCGGCCCGGACCGCTGCCGCCGGGCCGTGGTCGGCTGGTCACGCGCCGGGAGGGCGTACGCCTGGTGCAGCTGGCCCACCTGCCGCCTTCGTGA
- the dacB gene encoding D-alanyl-D-alanine carboxypeptidase/D-alanyl-D-alanine endopeptidase, whose product MTPPTYPAAAPTSGPAPTSGIPTSPAPAGPNPIHRPVDRGYAPAGAAGPQASGRAQVGPSGSGPTPGYAGGGPVSAPPAGPDPAGGSPRRRRLPVVLAVVLLLVLAGVGVAVLRPGPVAGWLGAGDKDGPQAAAVRPDPSPSPVLAGADPNAPLPTADGVRAALDPLVGAAALGGRVNVSVADVATGESLFAKGADDGTVPASVTKLVTGVTVLAARGPGYRIPTRAVAGPNPGEVVIVGGGDPTLAVDQKGFYPGAARLDDLAAQVKQALGGTAPTKVIVDSSLYSGPTLEPGWDEDIPVGGYGAQITALMTDGARSDVPKAKRDHENGEHAAQRVTQPALTAGRAFARLLGVPTSAVSTGRAPAGEGAAAGAPGAELGKVESLPMVRLVDIMITDSDNIIAEALARQVALARNQPASFTGAAAAMDAVAGELGLPADELALADGSGLSRTNRISPSLLTDLITLAGSGKHPELAAIFGGLPVGGWSGTLGDRYGSTGTKPGAGVVRAKTGTLSRVSAIAGTLTTADGRLLTFAVLTDDVPEGGTDPARVALDRIAAALAGCGCR is encoded by the coding sequence ATGACGCCGCCCACCTATCCGGCGGCCGCGCCCACCTCCGGGCCGGCGCCGACCTCCGGGATCCCGACCAGCCCCGCGCCCGCCGGCCCGAATCCGATCCACCGTCCGGTCGACCGTGGCTACGCGCCGGCCGGTGCCGCGGGACCGCAGGCCAGCGGCCGCGCCCAGGTCGGCCCGTCCGGGTCCGGCCCCACACCCGGTTACGCCGGTGGTGGTCCGGTGAGCGCCCCGCCGGCTGGGCCCGACCCGGCCGGCGGCTCACCTCGGCGGCGCCGCCTGCCCGTGGTGCTCGCCGTGGTGCTGCTGCTCGTGCTGGCCGGCGTCGGCGTCGCTGTGCTCCGCCCCGGCCCGGTCGCCGGTTGGCTGGGTGCCGGCGACAAGGACGGCCCGCAGGCCGCGGCCGTGCGGCCCGACCCGTCGCCGTCGCCCGTGCTCGCCGGAGCCGATCCCAACGCGCCGCTGCCCACCGCCGACGGCGTCCGCGCCGCCCTGGACCCGCTGGTCGGGGCCGCCGCCCTCGGCGGCCGGGTGAACGTGTCGGTCGCCGACGTCGCCACCGGTGAGTCGCTCTTCGCCAAGGGCGCCGACGACGGCACCGTCCCCGCGTCGGTGACGAAGCTGGTGACCGGTGTGACCGTGCTGGCCGCGCGCGGCCCCGGCTACCGGATCCCCACCCGGGCGGTGGCCGGGCCGAACCCGGGCGAGGTGGTGATCGTCGGCGGCGGCGACCCGACGCTCGCGGTCGACCAGAAGGGCTTCTACCCGGGTGCGGCCCGCCTCGACGACCTGGCCGCCCAGGTGAAGCAGGCCCTCGGCGGCACCGCCCCGACCAAGGTCATCGTCGACTCGTCGCTCTACTCCGGCCCGACCCTCGAACCGGGTTGGGACGAGGACATTCCGGTCGGCGGCTACGGCGCCCAGATCACCGCCCTGATGACCGACGGGGCACGTAGCGACGTGCCGAAGGCGAAGAGGGACCACGAGAACGGCGAACACGCCGCCCAGCGGGTGACCCAGCCCGCCCTCACCGCCGGCCGCGCGTTCGCCCGCCTGCTCGGCGTGCCGACCAGTGCCGTCAGCACGGGACGGGCGCCCGCCGGCGAGGGTGCCGCGGCCGGCGCTCCGGGCGCGGAACTGGGCAAGGTCGAATCGCTGCCGATGGTCCGCCTGGTCGACATCATGATCACCGACAGTGACAACATCATCGCCGAGGCGTTGGCCCGACAGGTCGCGCTGGCCCGCAACCAGCCCGCCTCGTTCACCGGCGCCGCCGCCGCGATGGACGCGGTCGCCGGTGAGCTGGGCCTGCCCGCCGACGAGTTGGCCCTCGCCGACGGCAGCGGTCTCTCGCGCACCAACCGGATCAGCCCGTCGCTGCTCACCGACCTGATCACGCTCGCCGGCAGCGGCAAGCACCCCGAGCTGGCCGCCATCTTCGGCGGCCTGCCGGTCGGCGGCTGGTCGGGCACCCTGGGCGACCGCTACGGGTCCACGGGCACGAAGCCCGGCGCCGGCGTCGTCCGGGCCAAGACCGGGACGCTGAGCCGGGTGAGCGCCATCGCCGGCACGCTCACCACGGCCGACGGACGCCTGCTCACGTTCGCCGTGCTCACCGACGATGTTCCCGAGGGCGGCACCGACCCGGCCCGGGTCGCGCTGGACCGGATCGCCGCCGCGCTCGCCGGCTGCGGCTGCCGCTGA
- a CDS encoding inorganic diphosphatase, with the protein MDFDVTVEIPKGHRNKYEVDHKTGRIRLDRTLFTSTQYPADYGFIEGTLGEDGDPLDALVLVPEPTFPGCLIRCRTIGMFRMTDEKGGDDKVLCVPYEDPRQEHLRDIHHLGEFDRLEIQHFFEVYKDLEPGKSVEGATWVGRTEAEAEILASYRRAKEAEERGETAH; encoded by the coding sequence ATGGATTTCGACGTCACGGTTGAGATCCCCAAGGGTCACCGCAACAAGTACGAGGTCGACCACAAGACCGGCCGGATCCGGCTTGACCGCACCCTCTTCACGTCGACCCAGTACCCGGCGGACTACGGGTTCATCGAGGGCACCCTGGGCGAGGACGGCGACCCGCTGGACGCCCTCGTGCTGGTGCCCGAACCGACCTTCCCGGGCTGCCTGATCCGGTGCCGCACCATCGGCATGTTCCGGATGACGGACGAGAAGGGCGGCGACGACAAGGTCCTCTGCGTCCCCTACGAGGACCCGCGCCAGGAGCACCTGCGCGACATCCACCACCTCGGTGAGTTCGACCGCCTGGAGATCCAGCACTTCTTCGAGGTCTACAAGGACCTGGAGCCGGGCAAGTCGGTCGAGGGCGCCACCTGGGTGGGGCGGACCGAGGCCGAGGCCGAGATCCTGGCGTCGTACCGGCGCGCCAAGGAGGCGGAAGAGCGCGGCGAGACCGCGCACTGA
- a CDS encoding zinc-dependent metalloprotease, whose amino-acid sequence MAQFVDWDLAAATAGALGKSGPKVTYAEATNVVGDLRRLTDEAAGHVADYTGLRAQVTHPPVRVVDRRDWAAANIDGLREVISPLVSRLTGDKRPGAITEAIGSRLTGVQAGTVLAYLSGRVLGQYEVFSSDPGQLLLVAPNIVEVERKLGADPRDFRLWVCLHEVTHRTQFTAVPWMRAYFLGEVQAFVDASSGNEHLLERLRRGVATLSDAIRDPESRTSVLDIVQTPAQRAVLDRLTALMTLLEGHAEFVMDGVGPEVIPSVDRIRAAFNRRREAGNPLEKAIRRLLGVDIKMRQYAEGRKFVHGVVERVGMEGFNKIFGSPLTLPRLEELGDPDAWVARVHGPVGPVQATG is encoded by the coding sequence ATGGCGCAGTTCGTGGACTGGGATCTGGCCGCCGCGACCGCGGGGGCGCTGGGCAAGTCGGGCCCCAAGGTGACGTACGCGGAGGCCACCAACGTGGTCGGCGACCTGCGGCGGCTCACCGACGAGGCGGCCGGGCACGTGGCCGACTACACCGGCCTGCGGGCCCAGGTCACCCACCCGCCGGTGCGGGTGGTCGACCGGCGTGACTGGGCGGCCGCCAACATCGACGGCCTGCGTGAGGTGATCAGCCCTCTGGTCAGCCGGCTCACCGGCGACAAGCGGCCCGGCGCGATCACCGAGGCGATCGGTTCGCGGCTCACCGGCGTCCAGGCCGGCACGGTGCTCGCCTACCTGTCCGGCCGGGTGCTCGGCCAGTACGAGGTCTTCTCCTCCGACCCCGGTCAGCTGCTGCTGGTCGCGCCGAACATCGTCGAGGTGGAGCGGAAGCTCGGCGCCGACCCCCGTGACTTCCGACTCTGGGTGTGCCTGCACGAGGTGACCCACCGGACCCAGTTCACGGCCGTGCCGTGGATGCGGGCGTACTTCCTCGGCGAGGTGCAGGCCTTCGTCGACGCCTCGTCCGGCAACGAGCACCTCCTGGAACGGCTGCGGCGCGGCGTCGCCACCCTCTCCGACGCGATCCGCGACCCGGAGAGCCGCACCAGCGTGCTGGACATCGTCCAGACCCCGGCCCAGCGGGCCGTGCTGGACCGGCTTACCGCGCTGATGACGCTGCTCGAAGGGCACGCCGAGTTCGTGATGGACGGGGTAGGCCCCGAGGTCATCCCGAGCGTCGACCGGATCCGGGCGGCCTTCAACCGCCGCCGCGAGGCCGGCAACCCGCTGGAGAAGGCGATCCGCCGGCTGCTCGGCGTGGACATCAAGATGCGCCAGTACGCCGAGGGCCGCAAGTTCGTGCACGGCGTGGTCGAGCGCGTCGGCATGGAGGGCTTCAACAAGATCTTCGGCTCCCCGTTGACCCTGCCCCGGCTGGAGGAGCTCGGCGACCCGGACGCGTGGGTCGCGCGGGTCCACGGGCCGGTCGGCCCGGTCCAGGCCACCGGCTGA
- the tilS gene encoding tRNA lysidine(34) synthetase TilS, with protein MAALAPPVAAVRTAVRRALTGLPGDGPVLVACSGGADSLALAAATAFVAPRLGRRAGLVTVDHGLQEGSAERAAAVAAWADDVGLTPVESVRVAVAGRPGGPEAAAREARYEALVAAAVRHRAAALLTGHTRDDQAETVLLALARGSGPRGLAGMPARRELSGVPLLRPLLAVTREQTRAACAVLGLEPWQDPHNSDPAYARARVRADVLPVLVDALGPGVLDGLARTAALAAADAAALDDLADAALAEARHPDGGLAVPALAALVPAVRGRVLHAWARELGATPGALSHRHVAALEALVSDWRGQGAAYLPGGRRVLRRADRLFGPDPA; from the coding sequence GTGGCCGCACTCGCCCCGCCGGTCGCCGCCGTCCGGACGGCGGTCCGCCGCGCGCTGACCGGCCTGCCCGGCGACGGGCCGGTGCTGGTCGCCTGCTCCGGAGGCGCGGACTCGCTCGCGCTGGCCGCGGCCACCGCCTTCGTCGCCCCGCGGCTCGGCCGGCGGGCCGGCCTGGTGACCGTCGACCACGGCCTCCAGGAGGGCTCCGCCGAGCGGGCCGCCGCCGTGGCGGCCTGGGCGGACGACGTGGGCCTGACCCCGGTCGAGTCGGTCCGGGTGGCGGTCGCCGGGCGGCCGGGCGGGCCGGAGGCGGCGGCCCGGGAGGCGCGTTACGAGGCGCTGGTGGCGGCGGCCGTACGCCATCGGGCGGCCGCGCTGCTCACCGGTCACACCCGCGACGACCAGGCCGAGACCGTGCTGCTCGCGCTGGCGCGGGGGTCCGGCCCGCGTGGTCTGGCCGGCATGCCCGCCCGGCGTGAGCTCTCCGGGGTGCCGCTGCTGCGCCCCCTGCTGGCGGTGACCCGCGAGCAGACCCGGGCGGCGTGTGCCGTGCTCGGGCTGGAGCCGTGGCAGGACCCGCACAACAGCGACCCCGCGTACGCCCGCGCCCGGGTGCGTGCCGACGTGCTGCCGGTGCTGGTCGACGCGCTCGGGCCGGGGGTCCTGGACGGGCTGGCCCGCACCGCGGCCCTGGCCGCAGCCGACGCCGCGGCCCTCGACGACCTGGCCGACGCCGCGCTCGCGGAGGCTCGGCACCCGGACGGCGGGCTCGCCGTGCCGGCGCTGGCCGCCCTCGTGCCGGCCGTGCGCGGCCGGGTGCTGCACGCCTGGGCGCGCGAGTTGGGCGCCACGCCCGGAGCGCTCTCGCACCGGCACGTCGCCGCGTTGGAGGCGCTGGTCAGCGACTGGCGGGGACAGGGCGCCGCCTACCTGCCCGGGGGCCGGCGGGTGCTCCGCCGCGCCGACCGGCTGTTCGGCCCCGACCCGGCCTGA
- a CDS encoding GlxA family transcriptional regulator, whose amino-acid sequence MLRSVAVLALDQVAAFELGVLAEVFGTDRTADGFPAYRFHVCSPNGDPVRTASGFQLVPHADLAPLEDADLVAVPAHNQRDAPDAVLDALRRADARGAHVLSVCSGAFLLGAAGLLDGRDCTTHWRHVDELQRLHPLARVQCNSLYVSDGRLLTSAGTAAGIDACLHLVRQEHGSATATRLARRMVVPPHRDGGQSQYVEAPIPRAPEAPTLEPVLEWLMGHLDRPVTVDDLAARAGMAPRTFARRFRAETGTTPHDWLTNQRVLLARRLLEETRLSVEAVADQVGFGDAAALRHHFTRRVGATPHTYRTTFRDRSHAV is encoded by the coding sequence ATGCTCCGGTCGGTTGCCGTCCTCGCCCTCGACCAGGTCGCCGCCTTCGAGCTCGGCGTCCTCGCCGAGGTCTTCGGCACCGACCGGACGGCTGACGGCTTCCCCGCCTACCGCTTCCACGTCTGCAGCCCGAACGGCGACCCGGTCCGCACCGCGTCCGGCTTCCAGCTGGTCCCGCACGCCGACCTCGCCCCGCTGGAGGACGCCGACCTGGTCGCGGTGCCCGCCCACAATCAGCGGGACGCCCCCGATGCCGTGCTCGACGCGCTGCGGCGCGCGGACGCGCGGGGCGCGCACGTGCTCAGCGTCTGTTCCGGCGCCTTCCTGCTCGGCGCGGCGGGGCTGCTCGACGGCCGCGACTGCACCACCCACTGGCGCCACGTGGACGAGTTGCAGCGGCTGCACCCGCTTGCCCGGGTGCAGTGCAACTCGCTCTACGTCTCCGACGGCCGGCTGCTGACCAGCGCCGGCACCGCGGCCGGCATCGACGCCTGCCTGCACCTCGTCCGGCAGGAGCACGGCTCGGCCACCGCCACCCGGCTGGCCCGCCGGATGGTCGTCCCCCCGCACCGCGACGGCGGCCAGTCCCAGTACGTCGAGGCGCCCATCCCCAGGGCACCCGAGGCGCCGACCCTGGAGCCGGTGCTGGAATGGCTCATGGGGCACCTGGACCGCCCGGTGACCGTGGATGACCTGGCCGCCCGAGCCGGCATGGCGCCCCGCACGTTCGCCCGCCGGTTCCGGGCCGAGACCGGCACGACGCCGCACGACTGGCTGACCAACCAGCGGGTGCTGCTGGCCCGGCGGCTGCTGGAGGAGACCCGGCTCAGCGTGGAGGCGGTCGCCGACCAGGTGGGCTTCGGCGACGCCGCCGCCCTGCGGCACCACTTCACCCGCCGGGTCGGCGCCACCCCGCACACCTATCGGACGACCTTCCGCGACCGCAGCCACGCCGTCTGA
- the eccD gene encoding type VII secretion integral membrane protein EccD, with protein MTTGLARVTISAPRRRLDVALPEQVPLAELLPDVLRHAGEGLADDGERHGGWLLRRTDGAPLSTAQALLPQGVRDGEVLHLVPARAHWPELEYDDVVEAIADGARRRGGAWTPAATRAAALAGAAVPLGVGLLALLGGGPRAGVGWPGALGVAVLLVVAGTIASRAHGDGVTAATLGGYALPYAATAGALAVGSGDPVGPFGPLRWVGAPELLAGAASLLLVAVLGLLGVATRLRVFVAGATVGLVGVPAALGGLLLGPAGAAAVLLCVLVFAVGVIPLVAIRLGKLPLPPITLPDPSDGGTPVRDLPDRGRVHAAVARTEETLTGMLLGHAVLATVAAAVLATTGGTAGRVLVAVTAGVLLLRSRLFVAVRHRVPPVVAGLVGSAVLGAVLAGHAGGAGRLVLVGAGAAVALLAVVAGTTYARRPVSPYLGRVADLTDTALVVAVVPVACAVLDLYERARGLLG; from the coding sequence ATGACAACCGGGCTGGCCCGCGTCACGATCAGCGCACCGCGGCGTCGGCTGGACGTCGCCCTGCCCGAGCAGGTGCCGCTGGCCGAGCTGCTGCCCGACGTGCTCCGGCACGCCGGGGAAGGGCTGGCCGACGACGGCGAGCGGCACGGCGGGTGGCTGCTCCGCCGCACCGACGGCGCACCGCTGTCGACCGCCCAGGCGCTGCTGCCGCAGGGCGTCCGCGACGGCGAGGTGCTGCACCTGGTACCGGCCCGCGCGCACTGGCCCGAGCTCGAGTACGACGACGTGGTGGAGGCGATCGCCGACGGCGCCCGGCGCCGGGGCGGCGCGTGGACACCGGCGGCCACCCGTGCCGCCGCCCTGGCCGGCGCGGCGGTGCCGCTCGGCGTGGGCCTGCTCGCCCTGCTCGGCGGCGGACCACGGGCCGGCGTCGGCTGGCCCGGCGCGCTCGGCGTGGCGGTGCTGCTCGTCGTCGCCGGCACCATCGCCTCCCGGGCGCACGGCGACGGCGTGACCGCCGCGACCCTCGGCGGCTACGCGCTGCCCTACGCCGCCACGGCCGGCGCTCTCGCGGTCGGCTCCGGTGACCCGGTCGGGCCGTTCGGGCCCCTGCGCTGGGTGGGCGCCCCGGAGTTGCTGGCCGGTGCGGCGTCCCTGCTGCTGGTGGCGGTGCTCGGGCTGCTCGGTGTCGCCACTCGCCTGCGGGTGTTCGTGGCCGGCGCGACGGTCGGCCTGGTGGGCGTGCCGGCGGCGCTCGGCGGGCTGCTGCTCGGCCCGGCCGGCGCCGCGGCGGTGCTGCTCTGCGTGCTGGTCTTCGCGGTGGGGGTGATCCCGCTGGTGGCGATCCGCCTGGGCAAGCTCCCGCTGCCCCCGATCACCCTGCCGGATCCGTCCGACGGCGGGACGCCGGTGCGCGACCTTCCGGACCGTGGGCGGGTCCACGCGGCGGTGGCCCGCACCGAGGAGACGCTGACCGGAATGCTGCTCGGTCACGCGGTGCTGGCGACGGTCGCGGCGGCCGTGCTCGCGACCACCGGCGGGACGGCGGGGCGGGTGCTGGTGGCGGTCACCGCCGGGGTGCTGCTGCTCCGGTCCCGGCTCTTCGTGGCGGTGCGGCACCGGGTGCCCCCGGTGGTCGCCGGCCTCGTCGGGTCCGCCGTCCTCGGGGCGGTGCTCGCCGGGCACGCGGGCGGCGCCGGGCGGCTCGTGCTCGTCGGGGCGGGCGCGGCGGTGGCCCTGCTGGCCGTGGTGGCCGGCACCACGTACGCCCGCCGGCCGGTCTCCCCGTACCTCGGTCGGGTCGCCGACCTGACCGACACGGCCCTCGTGGTGGCGGTCGTGCCGGTGGCCTGCGCGGTGCTCGACCTCTACGAACGGGCCCGGGGGCTGCTCGGCTGA